A stretch of DNA from Vibrio sp. ED004:
GCAACATAATCATCCGCACCAAACTTGAATAAGCTGACCTCACTCATTTCATCGGCAGAAGCTGTGAGCACTAAGATCATGCCATTGTAAAACTCACGAGCCTGACGGCAGATCTGCGCGCCGCTCATACCTGGAAGCATCAAGTCCAACAGAACTAAATCAGGTTCAATACTTCGGATCGCTTCAAGTGCCAAATTCCCTTCATGAACAACGCTAACACTGTAGCCTTCAGCTTCGAGGTAAAGCGTAGTTAAACGAGCTATCTCTTGGTCATCTTCAACAATGAGCACTTTGGTTTTTGACATTCCTATCACCAGTATTTATTAAAAGCGAGGGCAGTATATATACTGGTCATATATCATCAATGTTGTTATTAGAGCCTTAACTTTACCGTACGCAAAACATAGTAATCACTTTTGTACATGCACGTTTACAAAATATGGAATTCAGCAACCACTGAGCCTTTCTTTACAAAGGCTGTAGCAAGCCGAGGGAAGAGTTGACGTGTTTTGTCCGCTTATCGCTCGCTTACATTTGCTTTATTTTCTTACGCGCACTTACATTTAAGGCATTTACAAATTCCGATCAAATCAACTATCCGCACACTCAGCTCATATCAGTGAATAACACTATAAAGCAACAACCAGGCAGTCTAATAAACCAATAGCTCGATTCTTAAATCAAAAGAAATCGATTACTTATTTACTGAGCCAGTATTTTCCATTATTGAGCACACCACAGATCCTGTTAAGCGGTAAGTTCCTAAAGTAACATTCACCCGACCAATAAATTAACTCGTTATTAGACAACCACCACTTGGACACAGGGCCCTCTTTAAGATGAATAAATCGCTTTCACTGTTACTTACAACCACTGCTTTAGTTTCAACACCGCTTATTGCTGACACCAATAAACAAGACACAGTGAACAAAATTCAAGAACAAGTCAGTGCTTGGATAGACATTCAGGTAACACCACAAAACAGCATTATTCAGAAGATGGTTTTTAGTTGTGAATTCTACAGTGCCACGCCTTCAATCAAGTCGCCAGACGGCAACGAGAGTAGCAGTGGCTCATACCTCTTTTACTCACACAAAGGTGTATTGGGTACTGTGACAGAACCTTACACAACCCAACCATTGCCAGAATTAACCATGTGTCTTAAGGAAAACTTCGTGGTCACTAACCAAGATGAGGCTCAGCTGTTGTTCGAAGCCATCGAAACCGTCTATCCAAATTATTCGATGTTCGATAAGGACTTCCCTAGAGAGATCACAAAGCAACCAAATGGATGGCAGTTGATTGATGGTGAGATATTTGATGACAAAAAAGGCTATGTCATCGAGACCACGCCGCAAGGTAAAGTGACGAAAATTATCCGCTCACTGAACCTGTAAAAGTTGAAATTAAAGACAAAGACAAAGACAAACAGCCTACTGACGGCATGAGTTCAGTGGGCTTCGTTCGACCCAAACATCCGTGTGCCGAGTTCAATATGATGACAAGTTATCAGCCTTTCGAGTATCTCCAGTGTCCTATTTGGATATATGACATTGATAATAAGAGAATAACTTGGGCAAACAGCAGTGCCCTACCTCTCTGGGAGTCTGAATCCCTGTTTGAGCTAACGTCACGTGATTTCAGTGTCGAGATGTCTAAGGCGATAGAAGCAACGCTTGAAGAGTACCAAAGGCAGTTTCTCCGAAATCAAAGCATCAAAACTTGGTGGAACTTCACGCCTAAGTACATTGCTAAACGAGCACTGTGTTTGTTCTCTGGGATCCCACTGCCAGACGGACGAACCGGCATGTTGGTACAAGTCGTCGCGGAAAAAGGTAGCCTAAAGCACGATCTCGCTTGCTCCGATGGTTCAAACCTCTCCCCCCTATTTGATAGATCGGGAGCGGTAGTGAGTGCTAACTCTGCATTTTCCCAGAACTATGATGCACCGTTTTCCACCCTCTCCGACTTTGTTTCAAGTGAAGAAATTGCAGCCCATTGGTTGTTCTCGGCGCGTAAAGGACGAGAGATTTTAGAAGAGGTTAGCTGCCATATTGGTGATAAAGCCCACCACTTTGATGTGCAGGGAAAATGGCTATTTGATAAGAGTGAACTGCTGTTAAACCTAACTTGTACCACCAAACAGAAAGAGAAGCTGATCAAGGCCAGATACAATGCAGAGCACGACTGTTTAACCGAACTATACAATCGCCGTGGAATCACCAACCTCTTAGAAACCAGTATTGCCTATCGCTCGCCCTTTGAGTTGATGTTCGTTGACCTTGATGGCTTCAAACTGGTTAATGACACCTACGGGCACAGTGTGGGTGACCAACTGCTCAAACAAGTGGGTGAACGTCTCAAGCAGCTCGTTGATGAGACCTGCATGATTGGCCGACTTGGTGGTGACGAATTCATAGTGATCGCCCACACCTGCCGAAATCAAAACATCCCGCTGCTTTGCACACGCATTATCGATGCCTTAAACCGAAGTTTTCATATCAGAGGCATTGGTACGCTCTCAGTCGGTTGCAGCATTGGTACTGCACATTTCCCCGATAATGCCGTGGATCAAGAATCATTACTGAAACAGGCGGGAATGGCGATGCATATTGCTAAAGCCAATGGTCGAAACCGCTTCCAAACCTTCACTCCGGACTTAGCACAAACGCTTCACCGAAAAGTAGAAATTCGCCATCGATTGACGCAAGCCCTAGAAAACGAAGATCTCGATCTGCATTATCAGCCGATCATGAACACCAACAGTGACAAGGTTAAGGGCTTTGAAGCGCTACTTCGATGGTCAGACAAAGAGCTCGGTAACATTGGCCCTGATGAATTCATCACCTTGGCGGAAGAAACTGGGCAGATAGTGCCACTCGGAAAGTGGGTGCTCAATTCAGCACTGAAACAGCTATCAATATGGCATCGAGAGTTTGATAGCGAGCTAATGATGAGCATCAACATCTCGAGTATTCAGATGCATGCAACCTTTGCTGAACAGCTGTCTGCAATGCTTAACTTCTACAATATCCAACCTCAAAACATTGCACTTGAGATCACAGAGTCTTCGATGATTTTCAAACACGGTGAAGTAAGACAAGCATTAAGCGACATCTCCAAATTAGGCGTTGAACTCCACCTTGATGATTTTGGCACTGGCTACTCTTCCCTCTCTATGCTGCACGACTTACCAATTAGTACCGTAAAGCTCGATAAAAGCTTTGTTCACGGTTCACACAAAGGAAGCAAAGCGATTGTCCAAGCGACCCACGCAATTTGCGACAAGTTGGGGCTCAAAGTGGTGGCTGAAGGCGTCGAGACCGAGACACAAAAAGACTTCTTAATCGACTGTGGATACCAATACCTTCAAGGGTATTTGTTTAGCAAGCCAATCCCGTCAAACGAAGTCGAAAGCCAATTTTTATTCGTTCGATAAGTCGGTTAATAAAGTTATTTTTATCAACAAGTTAGAACTTTGAATGATTAATAAACAAGGTAACAGCGACAATGTGAACGCTTACGTAGGCTTACATTACGCAAAACAACAAAGATACACACGTAACTCTTTGTTAATTAATGATTTAAACATAATTTCGAATTAAACCATTAGTTTGTACTTACACCTACTCCCTGTAATGGTTTTGGCATTTAGATTACCCTCAAACCGTCACTTAATCAGATTCATTCATTGGTAAATATGAGCAGACAAAACGGCTTCACTCTCTTAGAGCTTATCGTCGCTGTACTGATCTTAGCGGTGGTTTCTGCCACGGCCATGGTCAAATTTTTAGATATTCAGGGCAGTGCGCGCGCGAGCAAAATACACGATGTCGCTGGCAACCTTCGCACGGGTATCGACATGATCTATGCGAAGTCTGCGATTGCTGGTGTGGAAGGAGAATGTGACT
This window harbors:
- a CDS encoding EAL domain-containing protein yields the protein MSSVGFVRPKHPCAEFNMMTSYQPFEYLQCPIWIYDIDNKRITWANSSALPLWESESLFELTSRDFSVEMSKAIEATLEEYQRQFLRNQSIKTWWNFTPKYIAKRALCLFSGIPLPDGRTGMLVQVVAEKGSLKHDLACSDGSNLSPLFDRSGAVVSANSAFSQNYDAPFSTLSDFVSSEEIAAHWLFSARKGREILEEVSCHIGDKAHHFDVQGKWLFDKSELLLNLTCTTKQKEKLIKARYNAEHDCLTELYNRRGITNLLETSIAYRSPFELMFVDLDGFKLVNDTYGHSVGDQLLKQVGERLKQLVDETCMIGRLGGDEFIVIAHTCRNQNIPLLCTRIIDALNRSFHIRGIGTLSVGCSIGTAHFPDNAVDQESLLKQAGMAMHIAKANGRNRFQTFTPDLAQTLHRKVEIRHRLTQALENEDLDLHYQPIMNTNSDKVKGFEALLRWSDKELGNIGPDEFITLAEETGQIVPLGKWVLNSALKQLSIWHREFDSELMMSINISSIQMHATFAEQLSAMLNFYNIQPQNIALEITESSMIFKHGEVRQALSDISKLGVELHLDDFGTGYSSLSMLHDLPISTVKLDKSFVHGSHKGSKAIVQATHAICDKLGLKVVAEGVETETQKDFLIDCGYQYLQGYLFSKPIPSNEVESQFLFVR